The nucleotide sequence TTTGGTATCTCCTCGGATCGTGGAATCATAGGTGGACTACTTTCTCATGAATAAGCGATGCTTCTCAGTGTCCTCTGCCTGTGCGTTAATTTCATCTCTGAGTTTTAgaatttccttttttatcgTTTCTAAGTCAGCCTCGAAAGATGTATCCAGGCATCTCTAAAGTCTAGTATAATTTACATTCATTGCTCCTTAGAGAGCAAAGCTTCATTGTGTCAATATCATCACCGTTAGCTTTATCAGTTTGCAAATCTTCAGGTGATAGGAGCCCTGATTCTAGAGGATTTCGCATATAAATCGTTAATGGCCCGGAGAACTTCGTCCATCTTGGCATTCCCAAGATGCGGACCCAGCCCGCTATGCGATCTGCCTCGCAAAGGCCGGCCTTCAGCCGACGTATCGGAAGAGGCTTACCACGGTGTCGTCCTGCAATCATCGCCGGCGTAGAAGCTGAGTTGGAACTACCCGTGAAGGGTTTCTTGAACTTCAACCACCCTGGGCCATGGCTGTACGTCGTCTAGATGACCAAGCCGCCATCCAAACCTCTTCTGCTGAAAAGCCGAAGGTCGGGCCCCGAAGCGCTGAGTTTCTGGCTATGAGTCTAATTGTTTCTGGGCTGCATGTGGCCTTTGTTAGAACTGAGCCCAAGATATTTAAGTACTCTCCTAGTCATTTTGACaagataattaaataatGATTTGGATCgggtttctcttctcttcattcctAAGCCCACCGACCATTGCTGGGTTCACAAGTTGACAACTCGTCATCGCTGGCTTCTTTCTCATTAGGAGAGACCTTAAAAACTCCTTGAATACCTTCATTAAGCTCCAGAAGGTCTCGTCACATAAAGCCTTCTCATATGTCTTCTGTTATCTATCAAAAAACACAGTTTCCTGACCATATCCTTCATGTACATGCCCGAAAACATGCAGCAAAGGACGGATGCGCCATAactctttgagaagataATGGCACCAGAGGTTTAGATCGAGATGAGCGAAAGGAGGGCCGTGAGTGACGAGAACGTCAATACCGTTCGGAGCAGTATTTGACCAAGCATCTTGGCTCCGCGAGTATTGGAATGCCCAATTCCCGTGGCGAGGTGATAGAGGACTTCCATGTATCTTTAGGTTTCGGCCGTTGCTGCAGGTGATAGTTGTAGTCTCATTCTGAAGATAAATACAACCTCCCCAATCTAGACCTTGTCTTTCAGCCGTTGATTCCTCTCGAAGCTCACAGCCTTTATCGAGCAGTATGTCGTGGTTTCCTGCCACGATTAtcttgtgtgtgtgtgtgtgtggtTGAGAGTTGAGCCAAGCGATGGTAGCCTTTAGCTCTCCTAATGACCCTGACTATGTAAGATCTCCGGCGTGAATGAGTACATCTCCAAATGGTAGACGAGGTTGAGAATTGTGCGTGTCTGATATGCACACAATAGAAATGGGATTTGCGAGAGGCTCGTGGGTAATCTGGCGAAGAGAGTAGAAGAAATGTGCAAGAAAGATGTACGGCTTGGACCAGAACTGTTGCCATTTGTTGGGGCGTGGACGCTCCAACAGCACGTCAAGGCCGGTTCTCTGTGTGCCGAAAAGCATGTTATTGGTGAGTAATGGATGAAGCACAAAGACAAGCAAATATCTGAGAATACCTAAAAAACACATACCTCATGTCAGAAGGtgaggtaccttacctaggtaggtccGTTGCGGCCGTTTACCTGAGGCATCAACCAGCAAAGCCATGAATGATACTTTTACCTAAAGTTAGATCAGCGTTATCCGGTATATCATTAGTAGCGGGAAGGGGAGGTTAGATATCTGTTTAAAGGTAGAAAAGAGTAtctactttattttattacccCTAATATCCGACTACCTTACTTATATTAGAGTAACATAATATTACTGATCAAAAATAACTGTAACAGTCTTTTATGTCTACTAACTTATATCCAAAAACACCCTTCTCTCGCATAGGCAAGTCCTGTCATCAAAAGGATCAGCTGTAAGGTCGTTTCTCCGAACTTTATCACATCCATATCATCCTGGGCATCAGAAGACACTTCGAGGTCCCATTTCTTTCTATCAGGAGCTAGGCCCATGGTTTGAGACCACCATTTGACCTGCAAGCCGTTGTGCGCTCCTAGAGTCAATGGCACTGGTGCTGAGTTATTTTTTGGTCCGCCCTTTTcactaaagttagtattacaTGATGGGGGTGCACCTCTAACCATATTCTTACCGCTATTCGAAGcagcctcttcagcctcttcagccGCTTCGACCTCTGCTCCCTGCTGGTGCCCGGGGGATGACGAAACTGGATGTGAAGGGGGGGTTGATGGTGCTAGAGATGGCACAGTTGGCGGTATTGGGGGCTCGGAGAGCGTCACTTGAGAAGTCACCTCCTGAACCCAAGATTGCACACGGTGTGAGGTGCCCGAGTGAGATGTTCTCTTCCTAGACCTCTTATGCTTGCGCGATGTCTTGCCCATATGGGTTTTCTTGGAATCAATTGGCCACGGGAGCCAAGAATCCCAGGAcagaagggcaaggaagTCAGTTGGGAGTCTCGGATTAGGCttgggatgacgatgacggcgcttcttctttttcgttGCCCCCGACTCAATGCCGTATAAGTCCTCGGTGGCCATGGTGCCTGCATCCGGCCTACTGCTCTTATCATGATGACTTTTGTTGTGGTGGCCCTCGGCATGACTGCTGCTATGCTGGCGTTTACTGCCATGGCTTTTGCAGTTGCTTGTCGCTCCTTTGGAGTCATCGCCAGTCATTGATCCTTCATTCAAAAGTTCAGTGTTAATATATGACTGTTGGTATGTGTAAAGGGAAAGCCGCAATTAACCGCATAGAAAGAGGAGTTGTTTGCAAGTAAGGGGGGTCTGTATAAAGGTAGTTCGCATTGAGAGGTGGTCAGTAGCTTTTGTCACATTACTCACTTGACGCAACAACTCAGTTTATCATACCAAGCATTTCTAAGCCTGGTTTCTATTCGAGTGACTCTAAGAAATGGTGGTACAGGTAGCAATGTACAACAAATATTCACACCGTTCACCCACTCATCGTCAACCAGCCAACCTTTTGTTCAACGACTTTCCTTTAGACTCCTCTCAATTGAGTGTTATCCCTCGCGTCCATGGGCTTGTATCTGTCATTCAGCGCCTCTTCAACTGTCTTGTTCACTTTGTCCTCGGGTTTGCCGAATCGTTGCTGAAGCGCCCTCTCCACGGGAGTCAATGCTGAAAGAGTACCGTCCTCCTGAGCAATATCGACATTCTCCTTATCCTTGCTGTGATCCAGAACAACACTGGCGAAATCCTTGCTctcggccttggccttctggaAAGCGCTTTTGGCCGCTGCCGCTACCTTTCCGCTAGCATCACCAAGCTTAGCAGCCCCCTGTTTTACGATGGGCTTGGCCTGCCGCTCAGCCTCCGCAACCTTTCTTCCGGCCTCGCCAACAGCTTCCGAGGGGCTAACACCAAAGGCTCGGGCCCATAGCCGTGAGGCAGTATCTTCGAGGCCTTCGCGCACTTGAACCCAGTCAGTGTGCTGCACCCATCGCACGGCGTTTTCAACTTCGGTGTTCCATCGATCCTTGGCAATCTCAACGGTTTGAGCCCTCTGAGCAGCGGCGACTTCAGACCGTGTGGGCGGAGGCAGGGGGGGAAGAGGATCGATCAACCCTTGGATGGCGAGAGCTTGTGCGCGAAGGGCAGAGCCTTGTTGCTCACGGGTGCGCTGGTGAGCAAGCACAGAGAGGTAGGCGAGGGAGAGGGTGAGAGTGACGCCGCCGGTCTAATAGTCGAAGTTAGCATACAATCTCATGCATGGCTCATCGAGTTGCGTACAAAACCGGTGGTGAAGCCCATGATGTAGAGCCTTTGCCCGGTTGACTGAGATGCGGTAATTTGCCGGGTTCTTGATGTATCAGAGACGACCAATCCGGGAGTGAGGGTCGAATGAAGCTTAGATACAGAGTTTCATAGCGTGCGCGAGCCCAATTGCCCTCGTGACGCGTGCGATTTCCCCTTTGGAGAGCTGTTGAAGAGGTTCTGTTGGTGGTGGGTTGACGTAGTGCAAAGGCTCTGTCGGCGGACAAGACAAGCCGGCTCCGAAAAAGGCCCAACCAAAAATTTCCCTCCACCAAAAACTGACCACCAAGATACCGTCCGTATCTTGGACGGATTTAGAGCTGCCCACGTGCAAAGCGACGAACCATCGAACaaaccttttaataattcGAGCACCGCTTTTACCTTTCCCCGGCCAGCTACCGCTATAACCATCCGTCACAATGGCTGGTGGTACTGTCAAGTACCGACATCTGAGTCGCAATTCAGCAGCCCGTGTGGCCCTGCTGCGCGGTCTGGTTACTCAGCTCGTCCAAAACGAACATATCCACACAACTTACGCCAAGGCAAAGGAAGCCCAGCGCATGGCAGAGAAGCTCATCACACTGGCGAAGAGGGACAACGAGCCTGCACGGAGATCAGCACAGGGTATCctatatgtatgtataccACAGGGGCTTATTCAGAGAAGCCATGCTAACAGTAAGGTTCTTCGCTAGACACCCACCACAACCCTACCTAAACTGCTGGGCGAGCTGCGAAATCGATACTTGACCCGAGAGGGAGGCTATACTCGCGTCGTGCGCACCGAGTCAAAGAACACATATGATCAGGGCGAGAGCGCCATCCTTGAATTCGTCGACGGCCCAAAGGACTCACGGTTCATGATGACTGCCAAGACAGTTGCCCGCGACCGAATGCTGGGGCAAGAGCATACTCCTGTCACCAGAACCAACATCAAGAAAGTCACACAGTTCCGCGGCGAGGTGCCGTTTGAGGAGATGGTGCGGAGGTTTATGATCTTGAAGACTGGTGAGAAGACTGGACCATCACGGGATGAGAGTAGTTTGGCCGAAgttgaggccgagaaggCGGCAGACAAGAATGCTGAGCGGGCAAAGGAAATGGCCGCTGGCATCGTACCGGAGTCAGTGAGAAAGGCGGCGCAACGGAAGAACTCGCCATAGAAGCGACATGTATATCATATTACGAAGGGGGCCAGACTCTGTACAAAATCTGTATAAATTATTTGCATCACGACATGATTGTCTTTTTTGCCAAACCATGGTGCTTTCAAAAAGGCGCACTTGATACGCTGTCCTGGCTCTAATAACCTTTCAACCATACAATTATGCTCCCTGACACAAGATGCATCTAAATGAATTCAAAGGTATCGCCGCGATCCTGAATCATCTTACCAACTCTCTTGGAACCCACGATCCGTTCCAACTTCATCACATCGTACT is from Fusarium musae strain F31 chromosome 4, whole genome shotgun sequence and encodes:
- a CDS encoding hypothetical protein (EggNog:ENOG41) produces the protein MGFTTGFTGGVTLTLSLAYLSVLAHQRTREQQGSALRAQALAIQGLIDPLPPLPPPTRSEVAAAQRAQTVEIAKDRWNTEVENAVRWVQHTDWVQVREGLEDTASRLWARAFGVSPSEAVGEAGRKVAEAERQAKPIVKQGAAKLGDASGKVAAAAKSAFQKAKAESKDFASVVLDHSKDKENVDIAQEDGTLSALTPVERALQQRFGKPEDKVNKTVEEALNDRYKPMDARDNTQLRGV
- a CDS encoding hypothetical protein (EggNog:ENOG41~BUSCO:EOG09264MZ1) produces the protein MAGGTVKYRHLSRNSAARVALLRGLVTQLVQNEHIHTTYAKAKEAQRMAEKLITLAKRDNEPARRSAQGILYTPTTTLPKLLGELRNRYLTREGGYTRVVRTESKNTYDQGESAILEFVDGPKDSRFMMTAKTVARDRMLGQEHTPVTRTNIKKVTQFRGEVPFEEMVRRFMILKTGEKTGPSRDESSLAEVEAEKAADKNAERAKEMAAGIVPESVRKAAQRKNSP